Proteins found in one Fulvitalea axinellae genomic segment:
- a CDS encoding hybrid sensor histidine kinase/response regulator, with protein sequence MESTQKILIVDDIAQNIQVAANILKKEHYNITYAQNGKAALRKISKIEFDLILLDVMMPEINGYEVCKLIKASPRTKDTPVIFLTAKAEPTNIVKGFEVGAVDYITKPFNGTELLARVKTQLSLRNTTRELQKANETKNKLFSIIGHDLRGLIGNIKNIFDVLTSRYYQFDQERVERLIRLGKDSSASTHNLLENLLCWARSEKGVLGFVPRHCDITIPIRDAMDLFSATADHKKINIQWECEEDEVFAYFDEDMIRTVIRNLLSNAIKFTPMNGEVRVAVTTNEKMITVEFTDNGIGVDFKNIQKILSRDLHYTTEGTEGEKGTGLGLLLVKNFVEKNKGKLTIESVLDEGSLFRFTLPRQPVNVKPDGETENRNTTQVSIPV encoded by the coding sequence ATGGAATCAACCCAAAAAATACTCATTGTAGACGATATTGCGCAAAACATTCAAGTGGCCGCAAATATCCTGAAAAAAGAGCACTACAACATCACTTATGCGCAAAACGGAAAAGCCGCTTTAAGGAAGATCTCAAAAATTGAATTCGACCTTATTTTACTCGATGTTATGATGCCTGAAATTAACGGATATGAAGTTTGTAAATTAATTAAGGCCAGTCCGCGTACCAAAGACACACCTGTTATTTTCTTAACCGCCAAAGCCGAGCCTACCAATATAGTAAAAGGTTTTGAGGTAGGGGCTGTCGATTACATCACGAAGCCTTTTAACGGAACGGAATTATTAGCTCGGGTCAAAACCCAATTGAGCCTGAGAAATACTACTCGTGAGCTACAAAAGGCAAATGAAACAAAAAACAAATTATTCTCTATCATAGGTCATGACCTTCGTGGCTTAATCGGTAATATCAAAAACATTTTTGACGTTCTAACCAGTCGTTATTACCAATTTGACCAGGAACGTGTAGAACGATTAATTAGATTAGGAAAAGACTCCTCCGCTTCCACTCACAATTTGCTCGAAAACCTTCTCTGCTGGGCACGTAGCGAGAAAGGCGTATTGGGTTTTGTCCCTCGACATTGTGATATCACGATACCGATAAGGGACGCTATGGACCTTTTTTCGGCAACAGCCGACCATAAAAAAATCAATATTCAATGGGAATGCGAAGAAGACGAAGTTTTTGCGTATTTCGATGAGGATATGATAAGGACCGTAATCAGAAACCTTCTTTCAAACGCCATTAAATTCACCCCGATGAATGGCGAGGTAAGGGTGGCGGTGACCACTAACGAAAAAATGATTACCGTAGAATTTACGGATAACGGAATCGGCGTTGATTTTAAGAATATCCAAAAAATACTAAGTCGGGACCTACACTATACCACCGAAGGAACCGAAGGCGAAAAAGGAACGGGTTTAGGTTTACTGTTGGTTAAAAATTTTGTGGAAAAGAATAAAGGCAAACTAACGATTGAAAGCGTTTTGGATGAAGGCAGCTTATTCCGTTTTACGCTACCCCGACAGCCAGTAAACGTAAAACCTGACGGGGAAACCGAAAACCGGAACACCACTCAAGTAAGTATTCCGGTTTAG
- the ctlX gene encoding citrulline utilization hydrolase CtlX encodes MITKESKQVPSSIMMVRPVRFGYNAETAVTNAFQVQDTGESAEQIQEKALEEFLSARDKLREEGVKVVEFVDTSEPHTPDSIFPNNWISFHDDGKVVLYPMCAENRRTERRKEFIDSLVEEYGFSVSEVIDYSDKEAEGVFLEGTGSVIFDYVNMIAYANYSPRTDKALFEEVCDRLGFKPFGFTSVDKAGKDIYHANVLMCLGDDFAVVCEESIRDEKERKALRDSLEKTGHEVVSITMDQMYSFAGNMLEVCNERGHRYLVMSQCAYDSLDDQQLETLAKYAKLLPLDVSTIEEKGGGSIRCMMAGVNLPKA; translated from the coding sequence ATGATAACAAAAGAAAGTAAACAGGTACCTTCGTCAATTATGATGGTGCGTCCGGTTCGTTTTGGTTATAATGCTGAAACGGCGGTTACTAACGCTTTCCAAGTCCAGGATACGGGAGAATCAGCGGAGCAAATCCAAGAAAAGGCGCTGGAAGAGTTTTTAAGTGCCCGAGATAAATTAAGGGAAGAAGGAGTAAAAGTTGTAGAGTTTGTGGACACGTCCGAACCGCATACGCCCGATTCGATTTTTCCGAATAATTGGATTTCTTTCCATGATGACGGAAAAGTAGTTCTTTATCCGATGTGTGCCGAAAACAGAAGAACGGAGAGGCGTAAAGAATTTATCGATTCGTTAGTCGAAGAATACGGTTTTAGCGTTTCAGAAGTAATCGATTATAGCGATAAAGAAGCTGAAGGAGTTTTTCTGGAAGGTACGGGTAGTGTTATATTCGATTATGTGAATATGATAGCTTACGCTAATTATTCGCCACGTACGGACAAAGCTCTTTTTGAAGAGGTTTGCGATCGTTTAGGTTTTAAACCATTTGGTTTTACATCTGTGGATAAGGCGGGTAAAGATATTTATCACGCTAATGTATTGATGTGTTTGGGCGATGACTTTGCGGTAGTTTGCGAAGAAAGTATCCGAGACGAGAAGGAACGCAAAGCCCTTCGTGATTCGCTGGAGAAAACGGGCCATGAAGTAGTCTCCATCACAATGGACCAAATGTATTCCTTTGCGGGAAATATGCTGGAAGTTTGCAATGAAAGGGGACACCGTTATTTGGTGATGTCGCAATGTGCTTATGATAGCTTAGACGACCAGCAATTAGAGACTTTAGCGAAATACGCAAAACTTTTGCCATTGGATGTAAGCACTATCGAAGAAAAAGGCGGAGGAAGTATTCGGTGTATGATGGCGGGAGTTAACCTGCCAAAGGCCTAA
- a CDS encoding M16 family metallopeptidase, which produces MKLKSFRILASVLLALVLLWSCSENSEKKQGKYKYKYERVDNDPYGALIYTLDNGMKIFMSVNKRKPRIFTEVAIRTGSKKDPHDATGLAHYLEHMMFKGTSKIAALDWKDEKPLLDRIEALYEERRGVTDEKARDSIYHIIDSVSYIASGYVATNEYDKMVSVLGAQGTNAYTWTDQTVYINSIPSNELEKWMRIAGERFHEVVLRLFHTELEAVYEEYNRGLDSDYQQVMKKMLAGLFMNHPYGTQSTIGTAEDLKNPSMKKIYEYFHEYYVANNMALVMAGDFNPDEVVDFAKKYFVTLPKREVPKFTYKPEDENRSPVKEEVIGPNAEFVQIGYRMPGGKDPVATAKLEVLDAILSNGKAGLIDLNLNQSQKVLGAGSSPIIWEDYSILTLRANPKNGQTLEQVKDLLMQQITDLKTGNFEDWLVQASVRFLKLQEIQGLESNENRTEAMKDAFILGVDWKNTVGKEKVMSSLTKQDIVDFANKYLNNNYAVVYKRQGKIAPQKFKKPKITPIQVNRDRQSQFYASIDSMEVSRIKPEFVDFKSAISEGKLKNDIPISYIKNESNQLFNLVYLFDMGTDNDKELDLMASYLPFLGTSKYSAEDLKKEFFKLGVNFGVSSSNDRTYVYLSGLEESLEAGVPLFEHILSDVKKDQTAYDNLVGRILKGRLDGTLNKGNILYSGLMSYAQYGKDSRLRNIIPAHQLKTMDPQALVDKVHGLSDYKHRIFYYGPNTQEGIGKVLEKDHKPTMPLKAYPPKKEYKELAIDSDRVFYSNYDMAQTEMIMFGDDQIFDPALMPMASLFNQYFGGGLSSIVFQEIRESKALAYSVYSAYSQAGKKGKRNHVIAYIGTQVDKLPEAVSSMKSLMNDMPEAEKQFNEARFAAMKDIEARRIVGSDIFWTYESLKKRGIDYDISKEIYAKLKTATLPELKAFFDKHVKGKKYAYLVIGNESKMDFEVLKQLGDFEQLTIEDLFGYDAESLKKEMAQ; this is translated from the coding sequence ATGAAATTGAAATCATTCAGAATTCTAGCCAGTGTTCTTCTGGCTTTAGTATTACTTTGGTCTTGTTCCGAAAACTCGGAAAAGAAACAGGGTAAGTACAAGTACAAATATGAGCGTGTAGACAATGACCCGTACGGTGCGTTGATATATACGCTAGATAACGGCATGAAAATATTCATGTCGGTAAACAAACGGAAACCGAGAATTTTTACCGAAGTAGCGATCCGGACAGGCAGTAAGAAAGATCCGCATGACGCTACCGGATTGGCGCATTACCTTGAGCATATGATGTTTAAGGGAACTTCAAAGATAGCCGCGCTAGATTGGAAAGACGAAAAACCGTTGTTGGATAGAATCGAGGCGCTTTATGAAGAGCGTCGTGGTGTTACCGACGAAAAGGCCCGTGATTCGATTTATCATATTATCGATAGCGTTTCGTATATCGCTTCGGGTTATGTCGCTACGAATGAATACGACAAGATGGTCTCCGTTCTGGGAGCTCAGGGAACGAACGCCTACACTTGGACTGATCAGACGGTTTATATAAACAGTATTCCTTCGAATGAGCTGGAAAAATGGATGAGAATCGCCGGCGAGCGTTTTCATGAAGTTGTATTACGCCTTTTCCATACTGAGCTGGAAGCTGTATACGAAGAGTACAATCGGGGATTGGATAGCGATTATCAGCAAGTAATGAAAAAAATGCTTGCTGGGTTGTTTATGAACCACCCGTACGGAACCCAATCCACTATAGGTACGGCGGAAGATCTGAAGAATCCGTCGATGAAAAAGATCTACGAGTATTTTCATGAATATTACGTAGCGAACAATATGGCTCTTGTTATGGCTGGGGACTTTAATCCGGATGAGGTCGTTGATTTTGCGAAAAAGTATTTTGTGACTTTGCCAAAAAGGGAAGTGCCGAAATTCACTTATAAGCCTGAGGATGAAAATCGTTCGCCGGTAAAAGAGGAAGTGATAGGTCCAAACGCGGAATTTGTGCAGATCGGGTACAGAATGCCGGGTGGCAAAGACCCTGTGGCCACGGCCAAACTGGAAGTGCTAGACGCTATTTTGTCCAACGGAAAAGCTGGGTTGATTGATTTGAATCTGAACCAATCACAAAAGGTGTTGGGAGCAGGATCTTCGCCGATTATCTGGGAAGATTATTCGATTCTTACATTAAGGGCGAATCCGAAAAACGGACAAACCTTGGAACAAGTGAAGGATCTGTTAATGCAACAGATTACGGATTTGAAAACCGGTAATTTTGAGGATTGGTTAGTTCAAGCTTCCGTTCGCTTCTTAAAACTTCAGGAAATACAAGGTCTCGAAAGTAACGAGAATAGGACAGAAGCGATGAAAGACGCTTTTATTCTGGGAGTGGATTGGAAAAATACTGTTGGGAAAGAGAAGGTTATGTCTTCATTGACTAAACAGGACATCGTTGATTTTGCCAATAAATATCTGAATAACAATTATGCAGTAGTCTATAAAAGACAAGGAAAAATCGCTCCGCAGAAATTCAAGAAACCTAAAATTACCCCAATTCAGGTAAACCGTGATCGTCAGTCGCAATTCTATGCGTCTATTGATTCGATGGAGGTTTCTAGGATTAAGCCGGAATTCGTTGATTTCAAATCCGCTATATCGGAAGGAAAGCTGAAAAACGATATTCCGATAAGCTATATAAAGAATGAAAGCAACCAGTTGTTTAATCTGGTTTATCTTTTTGATATGGGAACTGATAACGACAAAGAGCTTGATCTTATGGCCAGCTACTTGCCGTTTTTGGGAACATCAAAGTATTCGGCGGAAGATCTGAAAAAGGAATTCTTTAAACTTGGTGTCAATTTCGGAGTAAGTTCAAGTAATGACCGTACATACGTTTATTTATCTGGATTGGAAGAATCTTTGGAGGCGGGAGTACCGCTGTTTGAGCACATTTTGTCCGATGTTAAAAAGGATCAAACCGCTTATGACAATCTGGTGGGAAGGATACTTAAAGGCCGATTGGATGGTACTCTGAATAAAGGGAATATATTATACAGTGGCTTGATGTCCTATGCTCAATACGGTAAGGATTCCAGATTACGGAATATCATCCCGGCACATCAGCTTAAAACAATGGATCCGCAAGCGTTAGTGGATAAAGTTCATGGCCTTTCAGATTATAAACACCGTATTTTCTATTATGGGCCTAATACGCAGGAAGGAATCGGAAAAGTGCTGGAAAAGGATCATAAGCCAACGATGCCGTTAAAAGCGTATCCACCGAAAAAGGAATATAAGGAATTAGCAATCGATTCGGATCGTGTCTTTTATTCCAATTATGATATGGCGCAAACAGAGATGATAATGTTTGGTGATGACCAGATTTTTGATCCAGCGTTAATGCCGATGGCCAGCTTATTTAATCAATATTTTGGTGGGGGTCTTTCGTCTATTGTATTTCAGGAAATCAGGGAATCTAAAGCGTTGGCTTATTCCGTTTATAGCGCCTATTCCCAAGCCGGGAAAAAAGGAAAGCGCAATCACGTAATCGCATATATCGGAACACAAGTGGATAAACTTCCGGAAGCGGTTTCGTCTATGAAATCCTTGATGAATGATATGCCAGAGGCCGAAAAACAGTTTAATGAAGCGCGTTTTGCCGCCATGAAGGATATAGAAGCCCGTAGAATAGTGGGTTCTGATATTTTCTGGACTTACGAATCCTTAAAGAAACGAGGAATCGATTATGATATCTCAAAAGAGATTTACGCAAAACTAAAAACAGCCACTTTGCCAGAATTGAAAGCGTTTTTCGATAAACATGTAAAAGGAAAGAAATACGCTTATCTGGTGATAGGGAATGAGTCAAAAATGGATTTTGAAGTGTTAAAGCAACTAGGCGATTTTGAGCAACTTACTATTGAAGACCTTTTCGGCTATGATGCGGAATCGTTGAAAAAGGAAATGGCTCAATAA
- a CDS encoding DUF3078 domain-containing protein, which produces MNHFYSRFLAILSFALTLAIAVNAQTEEETDSVKWTKNGVIGITVANAGFSNWSAGGSNSFSLDATGNYSVKRESAKTIWINRVEIAFGWVTLDVDRYPDRKTQDKLDLMTNFGRRVSEYWSVSVTGRLVTQFAAGYQYSSDNGKSMREYTSDIFSPAYLTTTLGANYAYKDLLVVNLSPISGRFTFVSSEPLSEQGLFGVKKGEKFRAQVGCNIFSSLHWKIVEDVVLDTSLNLFADYESITTVDINWPASLKMKVTKLLFAQVGTQMIYDDDIKFIRDDGTRGPALQFRHNISVGINWEF; this is translated from the coding sequence ATGAATCATTTCTATTCACGTTTTCTGGCAATATTGTCTTTTGCGCTAACGCTTGCTATTGCCGTAAATGCCCAAACGGAAGAGGAGACAGACAGTGTAAAATGGACTAAGAACGGAGTAATCGGGATAACGGTGGCTAATGCCGGTTTCTCGAATTGGTCAGCGGGCGGATCAAATTCCTTTTCGTTGGACGCTACGGGAAATTATTCCGTAAAAAGGGAGAGCGCGAAAACGATTTGGATAAACAGAGTTGAAATAGCCTTCGGTTGGGTGACTTTGGATGTGGACCGTTACCCAGACAGAAAAACACAAGACAAACTGGATCTGATGACCAATTTTGGCCGTCGTGTATCCGAATACTGGTCGGTTTCGGTAACAGGCAGGTTGGTTACCCAGTTTGCTGCTGGTTATCAGTATAGTTCCGATAACGGAAAAAGCATGCGTGAATATACTTCGGATATATTTTCGCCTGCTTATCTGACGACGACTTTGGGTGCGAATTACGCATACAAGGACCTGTTGGTTGTCAATCTGTCCCCAATATCCGGGCGATTTACTTTTGTTTCAAGTGAGCCACTGAGCGAACAGGGACTTTTTGGTGTGAAAAAAGGAGAGAAGTTCAGGGCTCAAGTGGGGTGCAATATATTCTCCAGTTTGCATTGGAAAATTGTGGAGGATGTGGTTCTTGACACATCACTTAACCTGTTTGCCGATTATGAATCCATAACCACTGTCGACATAAACTGGCCAGCTTCATTAAAAATGAAAGTGACTAAGCTTTTATTTGCGCAGGTCGGTACACAAATGATTTATGACGACGATATAAAGTTTATCAGGGACGACGGTACGAGGGGACCCGCATTACAGTTTAGGCACAATATATCCGTAGGAATCAATTGGGAATTCTAA
- a CDS encoding mechanosensitive ion channel family protein: MENIDVNSLWQKVSEMAVEYAPRVVGAILVFFIGLIVVRMIVRGSAKLMENREMDISLRTFLKSLVDITLKIIVVITAINILGVAMTSLIAMVGAAGLAIGVALSGTMKNFAGGILILSFKPYKVGDFIEAQGEKGVVQSILIFNTVLLTPDNKTVVIPNDFLATGTLTNYSAQKNRRVDFVFGIAYGDDVEKAKSILLGIASSDKRILDVPEAFVGLLEMADSSVNLVARFWVKTDDYWPVFFDVNQTVYREFNENGISIPFPQMDVHLDSGDTTDVK; this comes from the coding sequence ATGGAAAACATTGACGTAAACAGCCTTTGGCAAAAAGTCTCGGAAATGGCTGTGGAATATGCTCCGAGAGTAGTAGGCGCTATTTTGGTGTTTTTTATAGGCTTGATTGTGGTGCGGATGATCGTGAGGGGAAGCGCCAAGCTTATGGAAAATAGGGAGATGGATATATCCCTGCGGACATTTTTAAAAAGTCTGGTTGATATTACGCTCAAAATCATAGTGGTGATCACCGCAATTAATATTCTCGGTGTTGCGATGACTTCGCTGATAGCGATGGTGGGCGCCGCGGGTTTGGCGATTGGGGTGGCGCTTTCGGGAACCATGAAGAACTTTGCCGGCGGGATTTTGATCCTTTCTTTCAAACCTTACAAAGTCGGAGATTTTATCGAGGCCCAAGGGGAGAAAGGCGTCGTGCAGTCGATTCTGATCTTCAATACGGTTCTTCTTACTCCAGACAATAAGACGGTCGTGATACCCAATGATTTTCTGGCTACAGGGACATTGACAAATTATTCGGCACAGAAAAATCGGCGTGTGGACTTCGTGTTCGGGATAGCCTATGGTGATGATGTGGAAAAGGCCAAGTCGATCTTATTGGGAATAGCATCTTCGGATAAACGAATTTTGGATGTGCCAGAGGCTTTCGTTGGTTTGTTGGAGATGGCTGACAGTTCGGTGAATTTGGTAGCTCGATTTTGGGTGAAAACGGATGACTATTGGCCCGTATTTTTTGATGTGAATCAGACGGTTTACCGTGAGTTTAACGAAAACGGGATCAGTATTCCATTTCCGCAAATGGACGTTCATCTTGATTCGGGCGATACTACAGACGTTAAGTGA
- a CDS encoding serine dehydratase subunit alpha family protein, translating into MSPITDRQIIDFIKKDVQRALGCTEPIAVTLAVAKARETLGRKPEIIDIHVSGNILKNGMGVGIPGTDMRGLRVAAALGALTGDSSDALEVLKNVTPEIGSQAKMMVEAGLVNIVLKNNVDKLYVEAVCRAGKDMSRVILEKRHTNIVSVELNDETVFKAEKETENGPGKTDSGKVKGMTTERIVEFAKTASFDDISFILEGVEPNWDIAMYGLEGDFGLKVGKRLTVNRPTEVIDADWMTSAMSKAAAGCDARMAGSIMPVMTNSGSGNQGITIFVPIVDVAQKVGANKDQLARALIIGNAIPIHIKTQIGPLSALCGIVPASTGAACGIAYLMGGDFKQIERVVKYMLANTSGVFCDGAKPACALKVSTGTSAAVQAAIFGMSDDELPYSDGIISDSVEDTIDNLARIAAHGMLQTDIDILDIMTSK; encoded by the coding sequence ATGAGTCCAATTACCGACAGACAGATTATTGACTTCATCAAAAAAGACGTCCAACGCGCCTTGGGCTGTACCGAACCCATCGCCGTAACTTTGGCCGTAGCCAAAGCGCGGGAAACTTTGGGCCGAAAACCTGAAATCATCGACATTCACGTTAGCGGAAACATCCTCAAAAACGGAATGGGTGTCGGCATTCCTGGCACGGACATGCGCGGCCTCAGGGTCGCGGCTGCTTTGGGTGCGCTCACCGGCGATTCGTCCGACGCCTTGGAAGTGCTCAAAAATGTCACGCCCGAGATCGGTAGCCAAGCCAAAATGATGGTGGAAGCCGGTTTAGTCAATATCGTGCTGAAAAACAATGTCGACAAGCTTTATGTGGAGGCGGTTTGCAGAGCCGGCAAAGACATGAGCCGTGTGATTCTGGAAAAAAGGCACACCAATATTGTCTCCGTAGAGCTGAATGACGAAACTGTTTTCAAAGCGGAAAAAGAAACTGAAAACGGTCCGGGAAAAACCGACTCGGGAAAAGTCAAAGGCATGACAACTGAACGGATCGTGGAATTCGCCAAGACGGCCTCGTTCGACGACATCTCGTTTATTCTCGAGGGCGTAGAACCAAACTGGGACATCGCCATGTACGGCCTTGAAGGCGATTTTGGCCTAAAGGTGGGAAAACGGCTAACCGTAAACCGGCCTACCGAAGTCATTGACGCCGACTGGATGACTTCCGCCATGTCAAAAGCCGCCGCGGGTTGCGACGCCCGGATGGCAGGGTCAATTATGCCCGTAATGACCAACTCGGGAAGCGGTAACCAAGGCATCACTATTTTCGTCCCAATCGTTGACGTTGCCCAAAAAGTTGGCGCTAACAAAGACCAGCTGGCACGGGCCCTGATCATCGGCAACGCCATTCCGATACACATAAAAACCCAAATCGGCCCTCTTTCGGCCCTTTGCGGAATCGTCCCGGCTTCGACAGGCGCCGCCTGCGGTATCGCCTATCTAATGGGCGGTGATTTCAAACAAATCGAAAGGGTTGTGAAATATATGCTGGCCAACACTTCCGGCGTATTCTGCGACGGGGCCAAGCCTGCTTGCGCTCTGAAAGTTTCGACCGGAACCAGCGCCGCCGTCCAAGCCGCCATATTCGGCATGAGTGACGACGAACTCCCTTATAGCGACGGAATCATCTCGGACAGTGTGGAAGACACCATTGACAATTTGGCAAGAATAGCCGCTCACGGAATGTTGCAGACAGATATCGATATTCTGGATATTATGACCAGCAAATAG